The genomic interval TACTGCATTTTGAATTGTAGTCTTAGTAATTTCATTAAATTCAATGCGACAAGCCTTATCTTCAGGAATATTTAGAATATGTGCCAAATGCCAGGCGATGGCTTCCCCCTCACGGTCAGGGTCAGATGCCAGATAAACAGTATCAGCAGCTTTTGCCGCACTTTTAAGACTTTTTATTAGATCGCCCTTACCGCGAATGTTTATATATTTAGGCTCAAAATTATTGTCCACATCTACGCCAAATTGACTTTTAGGCAAATCACGCAAATGTCCCATAGAGGCTTTAACCGTATAATTTTTCCCTAAGAATTTTTCAATGGTCTTAGCTTTAGCTGGAGATTCAACAATAACTAATGCTTTACTCACTTGATTCCCTCCTTAGCGATACGCAAATAACGTCTCCCGTTATGCTCTACCGCTAACCCACGTAATTCAAACTGTAATAATATATATGTAATCATTCCTGCCTCTAATTTCGTTTTCATAACAATTTCTTCAATCCCTATTGGAAAATCATAATTCAGTGACTCATAAACCTTTACTTCATCTGAAGTAAATTCTAACATCTGAGGCCCCTTTTTTACTTTCATAAGATTATACTCTTCTAATATATCTTCTGCGCTGTCAACAAGTTTTGCTCCTTGCTTTATCAGTCGGTGTGTACCTTTGCTAGATTCAGAAAAAATACTGCCAGGCACTGCAAAAACATCTCGCCCTTCTTCCAAGGCAAAGTCTGCAGTAATTAATGCACCGCTTTTTTCTGCCGCTTCCACTACCACTACTCCTCGGGACAATCCATTAATAATTCGATTTCTTGCAGGAAAATGACCTGGATGGGCTAAAGTGCCAGGTGCGTATTCTGAAACCACAGCGCCACATTCAGCAATGTGATTTAGTAATTTTCTATTTTCAGGAGGATAATCAACATCCACACCACAACCGAGTACA from Pelosinus sp. IPA-1 carries:
- the dprA gene encoding DNA-processing protein DprA, with the translated sequence MEKIYLAALQMVSGIGNSRLRSLVSFFGSAEQAWHAKQHDLSSCGILDESIFNKLIIHREKIDIYTLAYDWEKKGIKICCTNDTNYPKLLLNTFNVPPALYYRGVLPRTDQLIAIVGARKASSYGKNIAQLLAAELAEAGFWVVSGAARGIDTAAHQGALSKGYTIAVLGCGVDVDYPPENRKLLNHIAECGAVVSEYAPGTLAHPGHFPARNRIINGLSRGVVVVEAAEKSGALITADFALEEGRDVFAVPGSIFSESSKGTHRLIKQGAKLVDSAEDILEEYNLMKVKKGPQMLEFTSDEVKVYESLNYDFPIGIEEIVMKTKLEAGMITYILLQFELRGLAVEHNGRRYLRIAKEGIK